From one Physeter macrocephalus isolate SW-GA chromosome 18, ASM283717v5, whole genome shotgun sequence genomic stretch:
- the LRRC2 gene encoding leucine-rich repeat-containing protein 2, giving the protein MGSILFQELPDSLKEQTHLKEWHISNTLIQIIPKYIELFQAVRILDLPKNQISCLPAEIGHLKNLKELNVRFNRLKSIPPELGDCENLEKLDCSGNLELTELPFELSNLKQVSFVDISANKFSSVPICVLRMSNLQWLDISNNNLNDLPQDIDRLRELQTFLLYKNKLTYLPFALLNLKKLTLLVVSGDHLVEIPTALCDSSTPLKFVSLMDNPIEITQCQDGNETMESEQDRQHFDKEVMKAYIEDLKERESVPSYATKVSFSLQL; this is encoded by the exons ATGGGATCCATTCTATTCCAGGAGCTCCCAGATTCCTTGAAGGAGCAGACGCACCTGAAAGAATGGCACATAAGCAATACCCTGATTCAGATCATTCCTAAGTATATCGAGCTGTTTCAAGCCGTGAGGATTCTGGATCTGCCAAAAAACCAAATCTCCTGTCTTCCAGCTGAAATTG GTCATTTGAAGAACCTGAAGGAGCTCAATGTGCGTTTCAACCGTCTGAAGAGCAttcctccagaactgggagactgTGAAAATCTAGAGAAACTGGATTGTTCTGGAAATCTAGAATTAACTGAGCTCCCCtttgaa TTAAGTAATTTGAAGCAAGTTTCATTCGTAGATATCTCAGCAAACAAGTTTTCCAGTGTCCCGATCTGTGTCCTGCGGATGTCTAATTTGCAGTGGTTGGATATCAGCAACAATAACCTGAATGACCTGCCACAAGACATAGACAG GCTACGAGAACTGCAGACCTTTCTCCTGTATAAGAACAAGCTGACCTATCTTCCCTTTGCCTTGCTTAACTTAAAGAAGCTCACCTTGTTAGTCGTCAGCGGGGACCACTTGGTGGAGATCCCGACAGCCCTTTGTGACTCATCCACACCTTTAAA GTTTGTAAGTCTTATGGACAATCCTATTGAGATTACCCAGTGTCAAGATGGTAATGAAACGATGGAAAGTGAACAGGATCGCCAACATTTTGATAAAGAAGTTATGAAAGCCTATATTGAAGATCTTAAAGAAAGAG